A region of Chitinophaga flava DNA encodes the following proteins:
- a CDS encoding glycoside hydrolase family 20 protein yields the protein MFKHCVSALVLTACSILPGKAQYTGNLDLIPRPAHITAGSGFFRMNAKGLIFPGKDFRQAAQLLQKMGTLPSDVKASPHQSAIIFKRANAAAIPHPDGYQISISPANVTIQARSEAGAINAALSLLQLSLLQPDPSLLPCANISDQPRFGYRGVHLDVSRNYFPTAYVKRFIDLMALYRMNTFHWHLTDGAGWRLEIKRYPELIRQAAWRTHGNWKEWWKNGDRRYSHEGDPNAYGGYYTQQEARDIVAYAAARGITVIPEIEMPGHSEEVLAIYPEFSCSGIPYKNSEFCLGNDSTFSFLQNVLDEVISIFPSKYIHIGGDEASTKAWKQCPKCQQRIQDEHLKDEKELQSYAIRRMEKFLLSRHRKLLGWDEILEGGLAPEATVMSWRGESGGIAAAREGHDVVMTPGSHCYFDSYQADPATQPEAISGYLPLEKVYSYEPVPRELNAAAAQHVLGAQANIWTEYIPHTNHLEYMVYPRLIALSEVVWSDTLYKNWDNFQQRLQSHYHLLQRLNVNYYRPSYVVNIHPEIDITQHQAAITFSSEQYKPTIRYTLDGKMPDKNSSLYTGRFTVSGSAIITAAIFQDTIMKGKPTVLAVDDHLALGKKVIYNRPYNEKYAAQKEATLVNGYRGSLTYGDGQWQGFLGDMDVTVDLEKVISLHNLSINFMQLTGPGVYIPAWVEVQLSDDGKNFRTVQQVNNDVPVSLSTLAFKDFKFDLKDQQARYIRVHARNEQRGFMFADEIIVY from the coding sequence ATGTTTAAGCATTGTGTCAGCGCATTAGTATTGACTGCTTGTAGTATTCTTCCGGGGAAAGCACAGTATACCGGTAATCTCGACCTGATCCCGCGACCAGCACATATTACCGCTGGTAGTGGATTTTTCAGGATGAATGCCAAAGGATTGATTTTTCCGGGGAAGGATTTCCGCCAGGCCGCCCAGCTCCTGCAAAAAATGGGTACCCTGCCTTCTGATGTAAAAGCAAGCCCTCACCAGTCTGCTATCATTTTCAAACGGGCAAACGCCGCTGCCATTCCACATCCGGATGGATACCAGATCAGCATCAGTCCGGCTAATGTAACTATACAAGCCCGTTCAGAAGCAGGCGCTATCAACGCCGCCCTATCCCTGCTCCAGTTAAGTCTGCTACAGCCCGACCCGTCTTTATTACCCTGTGCCAATATCAGCGACCAGCCTCGCTTTGGATACAGAGGAGTTCACCTCGACGTGTCCCGGAATTATTTTCCCACTGCTTATGTCAAAAGATTTATCGATCTGATGGCATTGTACAGGATGAATACCTTCCACTGGCATCTTACCGATGGCGCCGGCTGGAGACTGGAAATCAAACGTTACCCGGAGCTAATACGACAGGCCGCCTGGCGCACCCATGGCAACTGGAAAGAATGGTGGAAGAACGGCGATCGTCGCTATTCTCACGAAGGAGACCCCAATGCATACGGAGGTTACTATACACAACAGGAAGCCCGTGATATCGTGGCCTATGCTGCTGCCCGCGGTATTACCGTAATCCCGGAGATTGAAATGCCCGGACATTCTGAAGAAGTGCTGGCCATCTACCCGGAATTCTCCTGCTCCGGCATCCCTTATAAAAACTCGGAATTTTGCCTGGGCAACGATTCCACTTTTTCTTTCCTGCAAAATGTGCTGGATGAAGTGATCAGCATTTTCCCTTCAAAATATATTCATATCGGCGGCGATGAAGCTTCCACAAAAGCATGGAAACAATGTCCAAAATGCCAGCAACGCATCCAAGACGAACATCTGAAAGATGAAAAGGAATTGCAGAGTTATGCTATCCGTCGAATGGAGAAATTCCTGCTCTCCCGCCACCGCAAACTGCTGGGCTGGGATGAAATACTGGAAGGCGGCCTTGCACCGGAAGCAACAGTGATGTCATGGCGTGGTGAAAGTGGTGGTATCGCTGCTGCCAGAGAAGGACATGATGTGGTAATGACACCTGGCTCCCATTGTTATTTCGACAGCTATCAGGCGGACCCTGCTACACAGCCGGAAGCCATCAGCGGATATCTTCCGTTGGAAAAGGTATACAGCTATGAACCGGTTCCCCGTGAACTTAATGCTGCAGCCGCTCAACATGTACTCGGCGCTCAGGCCAATATATGGACGGAGTATATCCCCCATACCAACCACCTTGAGTATATGGTGTATCCCAGGCTGATAGCGCTTTCGGAAGTAGTATGGTCTGACACGCTGTATAAAAACTGGGACAATTTTCAACAACGCCTGCAATCACATTATCACTTACTCCAACGGCTAAACGTAAATTATTATCGTCCCTCCTATGTGGTGAATATCCATCCGGAGATAGATATCACACAACATCAGGCGGCCATCACCTTCAGCTCAGAACAGTACAAACCAACCATCCGTTATACACTGGATGGGAAAATGCCGGATAAAAATTCTTCCTTGTATACCGGTAGATTTACAGTGTCCGGCTCTGCGATCATAACAGCGGCCATCTTCCAGGATACAATAATGAAAGGCAAACCTACCGTACTGGCTGTGGATGATCATCTGGCGCTGGGTAAAAAGGTAATCTACAACCGGCCTTATAACGAGAAATATGCAGCACAAAAAGAAGCGACACTGGTAAACGGCTATCGCGGATCATTAACCTATGGAGATGGCCAGTGGCAAGGTTTTCTGGGAGATATGGATGTGACGGTAGACCTGGAGAAAGTAATATCACTGCACAATTTATCCATCAATTTTATGCAACTTACCGGCCCTGGTGTTTATATACCGGCCTGGGTAGAAGTACAACTTTCTGATGATGGTAAAAATTTCCGTACGGTGCAGCAGGTTAACAATGATGTCCCGGTGAGTCTGTCTACGCTGGCTTTCAAGGATTTTAAGTTTGATCTGAAAGATCAACAGGCCCGTTATATCAGGGTACACGCCCGCAATGAACAACGGGGATTTATGTTTGCGGATGAGATAATTGTATATTGA
- a CDS encoding S41 family peptidase, which translates to MHKNLFTSGARAAFAGIACVIMLIACRKDNKTSPDPTTNPVNNPTGSQSQYEDSLKYLMYQIMQVTYADGGRTPSRGLPTYYWYSQVPSINPLDSKYADADSLLAAMKTYAINPGTTKPYDHYSFLDRNGVLTNKLFNGISAQTFAATNKGDFGFDYGVALDRSNNAHIYVLYADKNSPAGQLGVTRGWEIISVNGNSNINTSDAFLRSTYDAIFNSSSVTLGFRRPDNTTFTQTLNTGSYNVNPVVFDSVLTVTNPTTKVSKKVGYFSMYTFSSVINSNGQATFTRTVLDQLFSKFQAQGVTSLIVDLRYNGGGAVSTAEYLDNAIAPANAAGNLMYNTIYNDKIMAHISDVKLTTTTNYAAATSRLTLDNVFFITSGSTASASELTLNNLKPYMTVKLVGEKTYGKPVGFIDFNISVFDQNHNQKYLADLYAINFETKNASGVGGYYTGIDVDAPAVDYVNVAWGNTADDANLKAIVNYINNGSFTAPGARTATPELDNLRVGIPALKPVNGFNGMVDYERSRALRLNR; encoded by the coding sequence ATGCATAAAAATCTGTTTACCTCAGGAGCCAGGGCAGCCTTCGCCGGTATTGCCTGCGTGATCATGTTGATTGCCTGCCGCAAAGACAATAAAACGTCTCCGGACCCGACAACAAATCCTGTTAACAACCCTACCGGAAGTCAGTCTCAATATGAAGACTCCCTGAAATACCTGATGTATCAGATTATGCAGGTTACTTATGCAGATGGAGGAAGAACACCTTCCCGTGGTTTGCCTACATATTATTGGTATTCACAGGTGCCGTCGATCAATCCGCTGGACAGTAAGTATGCCGATGCCGATAGTTTGCTGGCGGCGATGAAAACATATGCGATCAACCCGGGAACTACCAAGCCATATGATCATTACAGTTTCCTGGACCGTAATGGCGTACTCACCAACAAGCTGTTTAACGGTATTTCCGCACAGACATTCGCTGCCACCAATAAAGGCGACTTCGGTTTTGATTACGGTGTAGCGCTGGACAGATCTAACAATGCTCATATCTATGTGTTGTACGCAGATAAAAACAGTCCCGCTGGTCAGCTCGGTGTTACCCGTGGCTGGGAAATTATCTCTGTTAATGGGAACAGTAATATCAACACCAGCGATGCTTTCCTGAGATCAACGTACGATGCGATTTTTAACAGCTCCTCTGTTACACTGGGATTCAGACGGCCTGACAATACTACCTTTACCCAAACACTGAATACAGGAAGCTATAATGTCAACCCGGTTGTTTTTGATTCCGTGCTCACGGTAACAAATCCAACGACCAAGGTAAGTAAGAAGGTGGGTTATTTCTCCATGTATACGTTCTCCAGTGTGATCAATTCCAATGGACAGGCTACCTTCACAAGAACAGTATTGGACCAGCTCTTTTCCAAATTTCAGGCACAGGGAGTTACCAGCCTGATCGTAGACCTGCGCTATAATGGAGGTGGTGCCGTTTCTACCGCGGAATATCTTGACAACGCTATTGCGCCAGCCAACGCAGCCGGAAACCTGATGTACAACACGATCTATAATGATAAGATCATGGCACATATTTCTGATGTGAAACTGACGACTACCACCAACTATGCAGCTGCTACCAGCCGCCTCACACTGGATAATGTGTTCTTTATCACCAGCGGCAGCACTGCTTCGGCCAGTGAGCTAACCCTCAACAACCTGAAGCCATATATGACTGTAAAACTGGTGGGTGAAAAAACATATGGCAAACCTGTAGGATTCATTGATTTCAACATTTCTGTTTTTGATCAGAACCATAACCAGAAATACCTGGCGGATTTGTACGCCATTAATTTCGAAACTAAAAACGCAAGCGGAGTGGGAGGGTATTATACTGGTATCGATGTGGATGCTCCGGCCGTAGACTACGTCAATGTTGCATGGGGTAATACAGCTGACGACGCCAATCTGAAAGCCATTGTCAATTATATAAACAACGGCAGCTTTACTGCTCCTGGAGCCCGTACAGCTACTCCCGAACTGGACAACCTCCGGGTAGGAATACCGGCGCTGAAACCTGTGAATGGTTTTAACGGCATGGTGGACTATGAACGTAGCCGTGCTTTACGCTTAAACCGTTAA
- the serA gene encoding phosphoglycerate dehydrogenase — protein sequence MEQVKSTSYPKEKISILLLENISDAAVAEFTSAGYSVRKMAGALGEDELINEIKDVHLLGIRSKTQVTRKVLEAARKLQAIGCFCIGTNQVDLKAATENGVAVFNAPYSNTRSVAELVIGLSIVLIRRIVDKNAAAHNGIWMKEAKGSYELRGKTLGIVGYGNIGSQVSVLAEGMGMNVMYYDAETKLPLGNAVQQRSLKELFEQADIISLHVPSNRSTENMINQETLSYVKKGAIFLNYARGEVVDLEALKEALESGQLSGAAVDVFPVEPEKNGAAFSTPLQKLSNVILTPHIGGSTEEAQHNIGLDVSSKLLNYLEKGASFGSHTVPALSVPPIENTHRILHVHQNVPGVLSAINTALSENKINILGQYLKTNDQIGYVVLDVDTQLSQEALTLLKDVKHTIKARLLY from the coding sequence ATGGAACAGGTAAAGTCTACAAGTTATCCGAAAGAAAAGATCAGCATTTTATTGTTGGAGAATATTAGCGACGCTGCTGTGGCAGAATTTACCTCCGCAGGCTATAGTGTGCGCAAAATGGCTGGCGCGCTCGGGGAAGATGAACTGATCAATGAAATTAAGGATGTTCATTTATTGGGAATCCGTTCCAAAACACAGGTTACCCGTAAAGTGCTGGAAGCAGCCAGGAAACTCCAGGCAATAGGTTGTTTTTGTATAGGCACTAACCAGGTAGATCTCAAAGCTGCCACCGAAAATGGGGTGGCTGTTTTTAATGCCCCTTACTCCAATACCCGCTCCGTAGCAGAGCTGGTAATCGGTTTATCTATCGTTCTGATCCGTCGTATTGTTGACAAAAACGCTGCCGCTCACAACGGCATATGGATGAAAGAAGCAAAAGGAAGCTACGAACTGAGGGGTAAAACACTTGGTATCGTAGGTTATGGTAACATCGGCAGCCAGGTAAGTGTACTGGCAGAAGGGATGGGCATGAACGTGATGTACTATGATGCTGAAACCAAATTGCCTTTGGGTAACGCTGTACAACAACGTTCTCTGAAAGAGCTGTTCGAACAGGCAGACATCATTTCCCTGCACGTACCTTCCAATAGGTCTACTGAAAATATGATCAATCAGGAAACGCTGTCTTATGTTAAAAAGGGAGCTATCTTCCTGAACTATGCGAGAGGGGAAGTAGTTGACCTGGAAGCATTAAAAGAAGCGCTTGAAAGCGGACAACTGTCTGGTGCAGCAGTAGACGTGTTCCCGGTAGAGCCGGAAAAAAATGGTGCAGCTTTCTCCACGCCGCTGCAGAAGTTGTCCAACGTAATCCTGACACCGCATATTGGTGGCAGTACCGAGGAAGCCCAACACAACATCGGCCTGGATGTGAGCAGCAAACTGCTTAACTATCTGGAAAAAGGTGCCAGCTTTGGTTCTCATACTGTGCCGGCTCTCAGCGTGCCGCCTATTGAAAATACCCACCGTATCCTGCACGTGCATCAGAACGTGCCCGGTGTGCTGTCTGCTATCAATACTGCACTGTCCGAAAATAAAATCAATATCCTGGGCCAGTATCTTAAAACCAACGACCAGATTGGTTATGTGGTGCTGGACGTAGACACACAACTGTCTCAGGAAGCACTTACTTTGCTGAAAGACGTTAAACATACCATCAAGGCCAGACTACTGTATTAA
- a CDS encoding serine hydrolase domain-containing protein, giving the protein MKRLKAVSIILSITGIAIISSCQGNAARNKASRKQAISDSTLYTLNLTAAQKEAILKAPRTMQLQQELSSFYSNKLLRSGFNGAIIVAKKGVIIFEQYHGFENYRTKSPVMDSSSFQLASISKTFTGAAVLWLAEKQKLSLEDSLQKFFPHFPYKGIKVRMLLNHRSGLPNYLYFCDSLVKDQSGFLTNDEVIRLMEQHKPRIQHLPDTHFQYCNTNYLLLASIIEKVSGQKYADFMQQTFFRPLHMVNTFVYDPTSSPHPHQTQSHKYNGQAEPDTYFDGVMGDKGIYSSARDMLKWDQALYSGHLLDSATLKAAYTPYSHEKAGIRNYGLGWRLMVYPDSTRNIVYHNGWWHGNNTVFYRFVEDTTTLIILGNKYNRGIYQAVKPIREMLGHDDGEEAGAE; this is encoded by the coding sequence ATGAAGCGATTGAAAGCAGTAAGCATCATCTTATCTATCACAGGTATTGCCATTATCTCCAGTTGTCAGGGCAATGCCGCGCGTAACAAAGCAAGCAGAAAACAAGCCATATCAGACAGTACTTTGTACACGCTCAATTTAACGGCAGCGCAAAAAGAGGCTATCCTCAAAGCTCCGCGCACCATGCAGTTACAACAGGAACTGAGTTCATTTTACAGCAACAAACTACTACGCAGTGGCTTCAACGGAGCCATCATTGTTGCTAAAAAAGGTGTCATCATTTTCGAGCAATATCATGGTTTCGAAAATTACCGCACCAAAAGTCCGGTCATGGACAGCTCATCATTTCAGCTTGCCTCCATTTCCAAAACCTTTACCGGCGCTGCTGTATTATGGCTGGCCGAAAAACAGAAGCTAAGCCTGGAAGACTCACTGCAGAAGTTCTTCCCACATTTTCCTTATAAAGGTATCAAAGTACGCATGCTGCTGAATCATCGCAGCGGCTTGCCCAACTATCTGTATTTCTGCGACAGCCTGGTAAAAGACCAGTCTGGTTTCCTTACCAATGATGAGGTGATCAGACTAATGGAACAGCATAAGCCGCGTATTCAGCATCTGCCGGATACTCACTTCCAGTATTGCAATACCAACTATCTCCTGCTGGCTTCGATTATTGAAAAGGTCAGCGGACAAAAATATGCAGACTTCATGCAGCAGACATTTTTCAGGCCGCTGCATATGGTCAATACTTTTGTATATGACCCTACCTCTTCACCTCATCCTCATCAGACCCAAAGCCATAAGTACAACGGGCAGGCAGAACCCGATACTTATTTCGACGGAGTGATGGGCGATAAAGGTATTTACAGTTCCGCACGCGATATGCTGAAATGGGACCAGGCACTGTATTCCGGTCACCTGCTTGACTCAGCCACACTGAAAGCTGCCTACACACCTTACAGTCATGAAAAAGCAGGCATCCGTAACTATGGGCTGGGCTGGCGACTGATGGTATATCCGGACAGCACCAGAAACATTGTTTACCACAACGGCTGGTGGCATGGCAACAATACTGTGTTTTACCGTTTTGTGGAAGATACCACCACCCTGATCATCCTCGGCAACAAATATAATCGCGGCATATACCAGGCTGTAAAGCCTATCCGGGAAATGCTGGGACATGATGATGGTGAAGAAGCCGGAGCAGAATAA
- a CDS encoding cation diffusion facilitator family transporter, whose amino-acid sequence MLRRELRVILVSLIVSFILTVAKFVAFYMTHSVAILSDAMESIINVVAGGFACYSIYLSGKPKDANHPYGHGKVEFFSIGFEGAMIFFAGMLILFKAVQYFISPKELHSMESGLWLLGATTVANLLLGLYLIRAGRQLGSITISGNGQHIMTDVYSSTGLIVALSVIHYTGWNWLDPAVSVLMSILILTKGYQLMRRSISGLMDETDMKVVDKVIAILSSHRVPNWIDVHNMRVQQYGNNYHIDCHITMPYYLSLNEAHDEVKKVEVLVNKEFEEGEVEFFIHMDPCIPSCCHYCLKDACPVRQHAFTGEITWTRDNVLPNRKHG is encoded by the coding sequence TTGCTTAGAAGAGAATTACGCGTCATCCTGGTGTCGCTTATCGTTAGTTTTATCTTAACGGTGGCCAAATTCGTAGCTTTTTACATGACCCACTCCGTAGCCATCCTCTCTGATGCAATGGAGTCTATCATCAACGTAGTCGCCGGTGGTTTTGCCTGCTACAGTATTTACCTCTCCGGCAAGCCCAAAGATGCCAATCACCCTTATGGACATGGTAAGGTGGAATTTTTCTCCATCGGCTTCGAAGGTGCCATGATCTTTTTTGCGGGTATGCTCATCCTTTTTAAAGCGGTGCAGTATTTCATCAGCCCGAAAGAGTTGCATAGCATGGAAAGCGGCTTATGGCTGCTGGGAGCTACCACTGTTGCCAACCTGTTACTGGGACTGTACCTGATCCGCGCTGGCAGGCAACTGGGCTCCATTACCATCAGCGGTAATGGTCAGCATATCATGACAGACGTATACAGCAGCACAGGGCTGATAGTTGCCCTGAGTGTAATTCACTATACCGGCTGGAACTGGCTGGACCCTGCAGTTTCCGTGCTAATGAGTATACTGATTCTGACTAAAGGTTACCAGCTGATGCGCCGTTCTATCTCCGGCCTCATGGACGAAACAGATATGAAAGTGGTGGACAAGGTGATTGCTATCCTGTCGTCTCACCGGGTGCCTAACTGGATAGACGTTCATAATATGAGAGTGCAACAATACGGCAACAACTACCATATCGATTGCCATATTACCATGCCTTATTACCTGAGTCTTAATGAAGCGCATGATGAAGTGAAAAAGGTGGAAGTACTGGTCAATAAAGAGTTTGAAGAGGGAGAAGTAGAATTTTTTATTCATATGGATCCCTGTATTCCTTCCTGCTGCCACTATTGCCTGAAGGATGCATGCCCGGTAAGACAACACGCTTTCACCGGAGAAATTACCTGGACAAGAGATAACGTGCTGCCCAACAGAAAACACGGGTAG
- a CDS encoding HD domain-containing protein, with protein sequence MTNREIRATAIVDELFGLYEQHGHHAYGEQVTMLMHMMQSALIAEQTGFDDEMILAAFLHDIGHFFETGGQMDIYGARAHDTIGYRYLVSCGFPARMGQLVASHVAAKRYLTWTDSAYYETLSEASKETLQYQGGPMTESEAMVFRADPLFEQYIQLRIWDDMGKDPDMPVAATDLERMRDKMLRYLLAYGQLEE encoded by the coding sequence ATGACAAATAGAGAAATCCGGGCTACCGCTATTGTGGACGAGCTCTTCGGGTTGTATGAGCAGCATGGCCATCATGCTTACGGAGAGCAGGTGACCATGTTGATGCATATGATGCAATCGGCGCTGATAGCGGAACAGACAGGCTTTGATGATGAGATGATACTGGCGGCTTTTTTACATGATATTGGCCATTTTTTTGAAACAGGCGGGCAGATGGACATTTACGGAGCCAGGGCCCACGACACTATCGGTTATCGTTATCTGGTATCCTGTGGTTTTCCGGCGAGAATGGGTCAGCTGGTGGCCAGCCATGTGGCAGCCAAAAGATACCTGACCTGGACAGACAGTGCCTACTATGAAACCCTCTCCGAGGCGAGCAAGGAAACATTACAGTACCAGGGTGGCCCGATGACGGAATCCGAGGCCATGGTGTTCAGGGCAGACCCTTTGTTTGAACAGTATATACAACTGAGGATATGGGATGATATGGGGAAGGATCCTGATATGCCGGTAGCAGCAACAGACCTGGAACGTATGCGGGACAAAATGTTGCGTTATCTGCTGGCCTATGGGCAACTGGAAGAATAA
- the infC gene encoding translation initiation factor IF-3 gives MQQKPRPNFGGNNRGKNPNFRREQQQEHRTNRMIRVPEVRLVGENVEVGVYRTEDALRMAEEQGLDLVEISPNAVPPVCRIIDYNKFLYEKKKKEKEMKAKAHKSEVKEIRFTPNTDDHDFDFKAKHAESFLKEGNKVKTYVQFKGRAIMFKERGELILLKFAERLAEVGGLESMPTMEGKRMIAIFAPKGAKKKEKEPKEPREPREPREPREPRATESKPEEKA, from the coding sequence ATGCAACAAAAACCCAGACCAAATTTTGGCGGTAATAATAGGGGTAAAAACCCAAATTTCCGCAGGGAACAACAACAAGAACACCGGACCAACAGGATGATACGCGTTCCTGAGGTCAGACTGGTAGGTGAGAATGTGGAGGTGGGCGTCTACAGGACCGAGGATGCGTTGCGTATGGCCGAAGAACAAGGCCTGGACCTCGTTGAAATTTCTCCAAACGCAGTACCCCCTGTTTGTCGCATCATCGACTACAATAAATTCCTCTACGAAAAGAAGAAGAAGGAAAAAGAAATGAAGGCTAAGGCGCATAAAAGCGAGGTGAAAGAAATCCGCTTTACGCCTAACACCGACGATCATGACTTCGACTTTAAAGCTAAACATGCTGAAAGCTTCCTGAAAGAAGGTAACAAGGTGAAAACCTATGTACAGTTCAAAGGCCGTGCGATCATGTTTAAGGAGCGTGGAGAATTGATCCTGCTGAAGTTTGCCGAAAGGCTGGCTGAGGTAGGTGGCCTCGAAAGCATGCCCACCATGGAAGGTAAGCGTATGATCGCCATCTTCGCCCCGAAAGGAGCCAAGAAGAAAGAAAAAGAACCAAAAGAGCCGAGGGAGCCAAGAGAACCAAGGGAACCAAGGGAACCGCGTGCTACTGAAAGCAAACCTGAAGAAAAGGCTTAA
- the thrS gene encoding threonine--tRNA ligase yields the protein MTLIVKRMINITFPDGAVRQYESGATALDIAKSISEGLARKVLAAKVNGQVVDATRPITTDATLQLLTWTDTDGKSTMWHSSAHLMAEALEALYPGVKLGYGPSIENGFYYDIDLGDRTISDDDLKTIEAKMVELSKKNSEYIRKDVSKADALAYFTDKGDPYKVETINELPDGSITFYTQGGFTDLCRGPHIPNTGFIKSIKLTSIAGAYWRGSEKNKMLTRIYGITFPNQKELDEYLALIEEAKKRDHRKLGKELELFTFSEKVGLGLPMWLPKGAMLRERLQRFLQEAQLASGYLPVVTPHIGNKNLYVTSGHYEKYGKDSFQPIHTPEEGEEFMLKPMNCPHHCELYKSSPKSYKDLPVRFAEFGTVYRYEQHGELHGLTRVRGFTQDDAHLFCRPDQVKEEFQKVIDLVMYVFNSLSFTDYTAQISLRDQEDRSKYIGSEENWNLAEQAIIESAAEKGLKTVIEYGEAAFYGPKLDFMVKDALGRKWQLGTIQVDYNLPERFELEYIGADNMRHRPVMIHRAPFGSLERFIAVLIEHCGGKFPLWLAPTQVKILPISEKTQAYAEKVAELLKKAEIRAEIDDRSEKIGKKIRDTELAKIPYMLVLGEKEATDNTVAVRRQAKGDLGTMTLEQFIATVNEEVINRKPIE from the coding sequence ATGACGCTAATAGTAAAACGTATGATAAATATCACTTTTCCGGATGGCGCAGTTCGTCAGTATGAATCGGGAGCAACTGCATTGGACATTGCCAAATCCATCAGCGAAGGATTGGCACGTAAAGTATTGGCAGCAAAAGTTAATGGGCAGGTAGTAGATGCTACACGCCCGATTACAACGGATGCAACGTTGCAGCTCTTGACGTGGACGGATACAGATGGTAAATCTACCATGTGGCACTCCTCTGCGCACCTGATGGCCGAAGCCCTGGAAGCATTGTATCCTGGTGTGAAACTGGGGTATGGTCCTTCTATTGAAAACGGGTTTTACTACGATATTGATCTGGGCGACCGCACCATTTCCGACGATGACCTGAAGACGATCGAAGCTAAAATGGTAGAGCTGTCTAAAAAGAACAGCGAATACATACGCAAGGATGTAAGCAAGGCAGACGCACTGGCCTATTTCACCGATAAAGGAGATCCCTATAAGGTGGAAACCATCAATGAACTGCCTGATGGAAGCATCACATTTTATACACAGGGAGGCTTTACAGACCTCTGCCGCGGACCACACATCCCTAATACCGGCTTTATTAAATCAATCAAGCTGACCAGCATTGCTGGTGCTTACTGGAGGGGTAGCGAGAAAAACAAAATGCTCACCCGCATCTACGGTATTACCTTCCCTAACCAGAAAGAGCTGGATGAATACCTGGCACTGATTGAGGAAGCGAAAAAACGTGACCACCGTAAGTTGGGCAAGGAACTGGAACTGTTCACCTTCTCTGAAAAAGTAGGTCTCGGTCTTCCTATGTGGCTCCCTAAAGGTGCTATGCTGCGTGAAAGACTGCAGCGTTTCCTGCAGGAAGCTCAGCTTGCCAGCGGTTATCTGCCGGTAGTAACACCGCATATCGGTAACAAAAATCTGTACGTGACTTCCGGTCACTACGAGAAATACGGTAAAGACAGTTTTCAGCCTATCCATACACCGGAAGAAGGTGAGGAGTTTATGCTGAAACCAATGAACTGTCCGCACCACTGCGAACTGTACAAGAGCTCGCCCAAGTCCTACAAAGATCTTCCTGTGCGTTTTGCCGAGTTTGGTACCGTGTACCGCTACGAACAGCATGGTGAACTCCACGGTCTTACCCGTGTAAGAGGATTTACTCAGGACGATGCTCACCTGTTCTGCCGCCCGGATCAGGTAAAAGAAGAGTTCCAGAAGGTGATCGACCTGGTAATGTATGTGTTCAACAGCCTCAGCTTTACTGATTACACCGCACAGATATCTCTGCGTGATCAGGAAGACCGCAGCAAGTACATCGGTTCTGAAGAGAACTGGAACCTTGCAGAGCAGGCCATCATCGAGTCTGCCGCTGAAAAAGGACTGAAGACAGTGATCGAATACGGTGAAGCTGCCTTCTATGGTCCCAAACTCGACTTCATGGTGAAAGATGCCCTGGGCCGTAAATGGCAGCTGGGTACCATTCAGGTAGACTATAACCTGCCCGAACGTTTTGAACTGGAATACATCGGTGCAGATAACATGCGGCACCGCCCGGTAATGATCCACCGTGCACCGTTTGGCTCACTGGAGAGATTCATCGCTGTTCTCATAGAACACTGTGGTGGTAAATTCCCACTCTGGCTGGCACCTACCCAGGTGAAAATCCTGCCCATCAGTGAGAAGACACAGGCCTATGCAGAAAAAGTGGCAGAATTGCTAAAAAAAGCGGAAATTCGCGCAGAGATTGACGATAGGAGTGAAAAAATAGGTAAGAAAATCCGCGATACAGAACTGGCTAAAATCCCTTACATGCTGGTCCTCGGTGAAAAAGAAGCTACTGATAATACAGTGGCAGTACGCCGTCAGGCTAAAGGGGACCTCGGAACCATGACCCTGGAACAATTCATCGCAACGGTGAATGAAGAAGTCATCAACCGCAAGCCAATTGAGTAA